One genomic segment of Natrialbaceae archaeon AArc-T1-2 includes these proteins:
- a CDS encoding DUF7344 domain-containing protein, whose translation MRKPERTAARAAAAGALSLDRVFDLLSDRRRRLVLYHLHDCADDTATVDEITAYVASQEESKTSPQEHRQEIVMSLEHVHLPRLEDAAVLEYDRRSETVRYRQQPSLEEWLEHARHKELS comes from the coding sequence ATGCGTAAACCCGAGCGAACGGCGGCGAGGGCAGCAGCTGCCGGCGCGCTATCGCTCGACCGGGTCTTCGACCTGCTCTCGGATCGACGGCGACGGCTCGTCCTCTATCACCTGCACGATTGCGCGGACGACACGGCGACGGTCGACGAGATTACGGCGTACGTTGCCTCACAGGAGGAATCGAAGACGAGCCCACAGGAGCACCGGCAGGAAATCGTCATGTCGCTCGAGCACGTGCATCTACCGCGGCTCGAGGACGCGGCTGTTCTCGAGTACGATCGTCGAAGCGAGACGGTTCGGTACCGGCAACAGCCGTCACTCGAGGAGTGGCTCGAACACGCACGTCACAAGGAACTGTCCTAG
- a CDS encoding energy-coupling factor transporter transmembrane component T family protein, with translation MLSYEPDETLAHRLDPRSKLALQMGFAVAAVGHADPLALAALTVLAALALAAARLSPLRALYAYRFALIVLAAAPLVSALTLGSPWLEPADAVAPALASYGVALILLVSAAYVRSTPVRESRAAIQRTIPGKPGQLLGVGIALVFRFLPVLLADLRTIREAVAARLGDQRGPLERASRIGVLALSRAFERADRLAVALQARCFAWNPTLPALSFSRIDVPVLALAAILVLSPLL, from the coding sequence ATGCTGAGCTACGAGCCCGACGAGACGCTCGCCCACCGGCTCGACCCGCGGTCGAAACTCGCCCTCCAGATGGGGTTTGCCGTCGCCGCGGTCGGCCACGCTGATCCCCTGGCCCTCGCCGCGTTGACGGTACTTGCGGCCCTCGCACTCGCGGCTGCCCGGCTGTCGCCGCTCCGGGCGCTGTACGCCTACCGGTTCGCGCTGATCGTCCTCGCGGCCGCGCCGCTTGTCTCTGCGCTGACGCTTGGCTCGCCGTGGCTCGAGCCCGCCGACGCCGTTGCCCCCGCGCTGGCGAGCTACGGCGTCGCGTTGATCCTGCTGGTCAGCGCCGCCTACGTCCGCTCGACGCCGGTCCGGGAGTCCCGGGCGGCCATCCAGCGGACGATCCCCGGCAAACCCGGGCAACTGCTCGGCGTCGGCATCGCGCTCGTCTTCCGGTTCCTGCCGGTCCTGCTCGCGGATCTGCGGACGATCCGGGAGGCGGTCGCGGCCCGGCTGGGCGATCAGCGCGGGCCCCTCGAGCGCGCCAGCCGGATCGGCGTCCTGGCGCTGTCACGAGCGTTCGAACGGGCCGACCGCCTCGCCGTCGCTTTACAGGCTCGGTGTTTCGCCTGGAATCCGACGCTGCCGGCGCTGTCGTTCTCGCGGATCGATGTCCCCGTCCTCGCACTCGCTGCGATACTCGTACTGTCGCCGCTTCTGTGA
- a CDS encoding biotin transporter BioY codes for MATGTDSVDLVDASVVRPFARAALLAALTAALAYVAFPNPWATAPVTLQVLGVFLVGLYLTPQWAAVSMILYLAAGAVGAPVFAGGSAGIGVLQGPNAGFLWSFPVAAALIGTLVHRNRTPTNPADRSLPVLAGALVAATVVIYAAAVLWLMWLLELGPVEAALVGAFPFIPFELLKAVVAIAIVRSDVIDPT; via the coding sequence ATGGCAACTGGAACCGATTCGGTCGATCTCGTCGACGCATCCGTCGTCAGACCGTTCGCCCGCGCGGCGTTGCTGGCGGCGCTTACGGCCGCGCTCGCGTACGTCGCGTTCCCGAACCCGTGGGCGACGGCACCGGTGACGCTGCAGGTACTCGGCGTCTTCCTGGTCGGGCTCTATCTCACCCCCCAGTGGGCGGCCGTCTCGATGATCCTCTATCTGGCAGCCGGGGCGGTCGGCGCGCCCGTCTTCGCGGGCGGATCCGCCGGAATCGGCGTACTGCAGGGACCGAACGCGGGCTTTCTCTGGTCGTTTCCCGTCGCCGCGGCGCTGATCGGGACGCTCGTCCATCGGAACAGGACGCCCACGAACCCCGCCGACCGATCGCTACCGGTGCTCGCGGGCGCGCTCGTCGCCGCGACCGTCGTGATCTACGCCGCCGCCGTTCTCTGGCTCATGTGGCTGCTCGAGCTCGGCCCCGTCGAAGCGGCGCTGGTCGGGGCTTTCCCGTTCATCCCGTTCGAACTGCTCAAGGCGGTCGTCGCCATCGCCATCGTCCGAAGCGACGTGATCGATCCGACGTGA
- a CDS encoding HalOD1 output domain-containing protein — translation MSTTQPQPSAHDETVTYALDGTETPSTAIVEAVAAASGRDAAPSPESSDPLPPLFNTVDPDALDSLFASAGEDVSLSFTYAGYEVVLENGTVSVTPA, via the coding sequence ATGTCTACTACCCAGCCCCAGCCCTCCGCCCACGACGAAACCGTCACGTACGCACTCGACGGAACCGAGACGCCGAGCACGGCGATCGTCGAAGCCGTCGCGGCCGCGTCGGGACGAGACGCCGCCCCGTCGCCGGAAAGCTCCGACCCCCTCCCGCCACTTTTCAACACGGTCGATCCCGACGCGCTCGACTCGCTGTTCGCGTCTGCCGGCGAGGACGTCTCCCTCTCGTTCACCTACGCTGGCTACGAGGTCGTCCTCGAGAACGGGACGGTTTCAGTCACACCCGCGTAA
- a CDS encoding energy-coupling factor ABC transporter ATP-binding protein, whose product MIEFRSVTFRFEDVAVLEDVTLSIDDGEFVVLAGANGSGKTTLLRHCNGLLTPDEGEVLVDGTDVADDPVGARTSVGMVFQHPRDGFVAATVGADVAFGPENLGLSREEIDRRVGAALEAVNMAGREDDRIDQLSGGEQSRVAIAGALAMEPTHLVLDEPFTGLDEPARRSVLGRLEELSAAGTGIVVATHDLRDVLALSDRAIAMADGEVVVDAPPRRACDRLEGVDVRVPRRC is encoded by the coding sequence ATGATCGAGTTCCGATCCGTCACCTTCCGTTTCGAGGACGTCGCGGTCCTCGAAGACGTCACGCTGTCGATCGACGACGGCGAATTCGTCGTCCTTGCGGGGGCAAACGGCAGCGGCAAGACGACGCTGTTGCGCCACTGTAACGGCCTGTTGACTCCCGACGAGGGCGAAGTACTGGTCGACGGCACCGACGTCGCCGACGATCCCGTCGGCGCGCGCACGAGCGTCGGGATGGTCTTTCAGCATCCACGCGATGGCTTCGTCGCCGCGACCGTCGGCGCGGACGTCGCCTTCGGCCCCGAGAACCTCGGGCTCTCCCGCGAGGAGATCGATCGCCGCGTCGGGGCCGCACTCGAGGCAGTGAACATGGCCGGCCGCGAGGACGACCGGATCGACCAGCTGTCGGGTGGCGAACAGTCCCGCGTCGCCATCGCCGGTGCGCTCGCGATGGAGCCGACCCACCTCGTGCTCGACGAGCCGTTTACGGGTCTCGACGAGCCCGCACGCCGCTCCGTGCTGGGTCGACTCGAGGAGCTCTCGGCGGCCGGCACCGGAATCGTCGTCGCGACCCACGACCTCCGGGACGTGCTCGCGCTTTCCGACCGGGCCATCGCGATGGCAGACGGCGAGGTCGTCGTCGACGCACCGCCGCGGCGCGCTTGCGACCGCCTCGAGGGCGTCGACGTCCGCGTTCCACGCCGATGCTGA
- a CDS encoding FAD-binding and (Fe-S)-binding domain-containing protein — protein MAVEDRLESAEVDRLAADLRAACVGDVRFDRYTRIGYATDGSIYSAEPAGVVFPRDVDDVRAAVAVAANHDAPVLPRGAGSSLAGQAVGPGCVVLDLSRHMDEILEVDPDARLARVQPGVVQDDLDDHLAEWGLQFAPDPASSNRATIGGGIGNNSTGAHSVRYGITDAYVEECRVVLADGSLIHTREVVLDGEEFERIVAKDDREAALYRTVRAVVEDNEAEIEDRYPELKRCVSGYNLQKVIREREDGECVINLSKLLVGAEGTLGVVVCATLSLVTRPAETALAVYCYDDLIEALAAVPAALELEASAVELMDREVFRLADDSQEYAEYAEAIPDGTAAALMLEFDSELHDDLSDALEIATEALLVEGDAFEAVPAFEPETQDRLWKLRKAAIPLLMSMDGDPKPYPFVEDASVPPDELATYVEGFQEILEAHDTTAAYFAHAGVGTLHIRPVLNLKDEDGVETMRSIADDVTDLALEHGGSFSGEHGDGLARTEFNPKLYGPDLWDAFKAVKSAFDPNWRMNPGKVVYRDDDSAAGSSDGPTDMRDHLRYGPDYYSLEPTTTLEFEAEGGFSHLVELCNGCGTCRQTGTDVMCPTYRASKEELATTRGRANLLRAAISGDLDPEELYADEFQQRVLDLCIGCKGCASDCPTGVDLAKLKAEVKHGYHEREGVSLRERLFANVDRLAAVGAAFAPLTNYAASAPGARTALERTVGIAPDRTLPTFRAESLVSWFADRGSGVSESAATDRVVLYPDTYTNYSNLGPGRAAVEVLEAADVHVAIPDLGPTGRAAYSQGLLDRAAERGQALLDDLESSLEAGWSVVFLEPSDASMVVDEYGSLLSDPRVETLSANVYGVCEYLDRHRLDSDLAFDAPDAALAVHGHCHQKALGRDHHAVAVLRRAGYTVDPLDTGCCGMAGSFGYEREHYDLSRAIGRLLLEHVDDSDAETVVAPGVSCRTQIGDFESYERPRHPIEALADALAHGG, from the coding sequence ATGGCTGTCGAGGACCGGCTGGAATCAGCCGAGGTCGATAGACTCGCGGCCGATCTCCGGGCGGCCTGCGTGGGCGACGTCAGGTTCGATCGATACACCCGGATCGGGTACGCGACCGACGGGAGCATCTACAGCGCCGAGCCCGCAGGCGTCGTCTTTCCGAGAGACGTCGACGACGTCCGGGCTGCGGTGGCAGTCGCCGCCAACCACGACGCGCCCGTCCTCCCGCGGGGGGCCGGCTCCTCGCTCGCGGGCCAGGCGGTCGGCCCCGGCTGTGTCGTGCTCGACCTGTCGCGACACATGGACGAAATCCTCGAGGTCGACCCCGACGCCCGGCTCGCACGGGTCCAGCCGGGCGTCGTCCAGGACGACCTCGACGACCACCTCGCCGAGTGGGGACTGCAGTTCGCGCCCGATCCCGCCTCGTCGAACCGGGCGACGATCGGCGGCGGCATCGGCAACAACTCGACGGGCGCACACTCGGTCCGGTACGGGATCACCGACGCCTACGTCGAGGAGTGTCGGGTCGTCCTCGCGGACGGCTCGCTGATCCACACCCGCGAGGTCGTCCTCGACGGCGAGGAGTTCGAGCGAATCGTCGCGAAAGACGACCGCGAAGCCGCGCTCTACCGGACCGTCCGGGCCGTCGTCGAGGACAACGAGGCAGAGATCGAGGATCGGTATCCCGAGTTAAAACGCTGTGTCAGCGGCTACAATCTCCAGAAGGTAATCAGAGAGCGCGAGGACGGCGAGTGCGTGATCAACCTCTCGAAGCTGCTCGTCGGGGCGGAAGGCACGTTAGGCGTCGTCGTCTGCGCGACGCTGTCGCTCGTGACCCGCCCCGCGGAGACGGCCCTCGCCGTCTACTGTTACGACGACCTCATCGAAGCCCTCGCTGCGGTTCCTGCCGCGCTCGAACTCGAGGCCAGCGCCGTCGAGTTGATGGATCGGGAGGTGTTCCGGCTGGCCGACGACTCCCAGGAGTACGCCGAGTACGCCGAGGCGATCCCCGACGGAACGGCGGCGGCGCTGATGCTCGAGTTCGACTCCGAACTGCACGACGATCTCTCGGACGCGCTCGAGATCGCGACCGAGGCGTTGCTCGTCGAGGGAGACGCGTTCGAGGCGGTTCCAGCGTTCGAGCCAGAGACACAGGATCGCCTCTGGAAGCTCCGGAAGGCCGCCATCCCGCTTCTGATGAGCATGGACGGCGATCCGAAGCCGTACCCGTTCGTCGAGGACGCCTCGGTTCCGCCCGACGAGCTAGCGACGTACGTCGAGGGCTTTCAGGAGATCCTCGAGGCTCACGACACGACGGCCGCCTACTTCGCTCACGCCGGCGTCGGCACGCTGCACATTCGGCCCGTGTTGAACCTCAAAGACGAGGACGGAGTGGAGACGATGCGGTCGATCGCCGACGACGTCACCGACCTTGCACTCGAACACGGCGGTTCGTTCTCGGGCGAACACGGCGACGGCCTCGCTCGAACCGAGTTCAACCCGAAGCTCTACGGCCCCGATCTCTGGGACGCTTTCAAAGCGGTGAAATCGGCGTTCGATCCCAACTGGCGCATGAATCCCGGCAAGGTCGTCTACCGTGACGACGACTCGGCGGCCGGCTCGTCGGACGGGCCGACCGACATGCGCGATCACCTCCGGTACGGCCCCGACTACTACTCGCTCGAGCCGACGACGACGCTCGAGTTCGAGGCCGAGGGCGGCTTCTCCCACCTCGTCGAACTCTGTAACGGCTGTGGTACCTGCAGGCAAACCGGCACCGACGTGATGTGTCCGACCTACCGCGCGAGCAAGGAGGAACTCGCCACCACCAGGGGCCGGGCGAACCTGCTCCGGGCGGCGATCAGCGGCGACCTCGATCCCGAGGAGCTGTACGCCGACGAGTTCCAGCAGCGGGTGCTCGATCTCTGTATCGGCTGTAAGGGCTGTGCGAGTGACTGTCCCACCGGAGTCGACCTGGCGAAGCTCAAAGCCGAGGTCAAACACGGCTATCACGAGCGCGAGGGCGTCTCGCTGCGCGAGCGGCTGTTCGCGAACGTCGACCGACTCGCCGCCGTCGGGGCCGCGTTCGCGCCGCTTACGAACTACGCCGCGTCCGCGCCGGGCGCGCGAACGGCACTCGAGCGAACCGTCGGGATCGCACCCGACCGGACGCTCCCGACGTTTCGTGCAGAGTCGCTCGTCTCCTGGTTCGCAGATCGCGGATCGGGAGTGAGCGAGTCGGCGGCGACCGATCGAGTCGTCCTCTATCCGGACACGTACACGAACTACAGCAACCTCGGCCCCGGCAGGGCCGCGGTCGAGGTGCTCGAGGCCGCCGACGTTCACGTCGCGATTCCGGACCTGGGGCCGACCGGCCGGGCCGCCTACTCCCAGGGGCTGCTCGACCGGGCGGCCGAGCGGGGACAGGCGTTGCTCGACGATCTCGAGTCCTCCCTCGAGGCGGGCTGGTCGGTCGTCTTCCTCGAGCCCTCGGACGCCTCGATGGTCGTCGACGAGTACGGCTCGTTGCTGTCCGATCCACGCGTCGAGACGCTGTCGGCGAACGTCTACGGCGTCTGCGAGTACCTCGATCGCCACCGCCTCGATTCGGACCTCGCGTTCGACGCCCCCGACGCGGCCCTCGCCGTCCACGGCCACTGCCACCAGAAGGCGCTCGGCCGGGACCACCACGCCGTCGCCGTCTTGCGACGGGCCGGCTATACGGTCGACCCGCTCGACACCGGCTGCTGTGGCATGGCCGGCAGCTTCGGATACGAACGCGAACACTACGACCTCTCGCGGGCGATCGGTCGCTTGCTGCTCGAACACGTCGACGACAGCGACGCCGAGACCGTCGTCGCACCCGGCGTCTCCTGTCGCACCCAGATCGGCGACTTCGAGAGCTACGAGCGGCCCCGTCACCCGATCGAGGCGCTCGCGGACGCCCTCGCGCACGGCGGGTGA
- a CDS encoding DUF5827 family protein, translating to MPLPKDEFEQLYPCDFYTAEELLESGQMYTVYEIARMLQELEPDAELEPETEDVLLDWAIPWIMTNADDLVVAEPRGEDEPGYYGLNE from the coding sequence ATGCCACTCCCGAAAGACGAGTTCGAGCAGCTCTACCCGTGTGACTTCTACACGGCCGAGGAGCTGCTCGAGTCCGGCCAGATGTACACCGTCTACGAGATTGCCCGCATGCTCCAGGAGCTCGAGCCCGACGCCGAACTCGAGCCCGAGACCGAGGACGTCTTGCTCGACTGGGCGATCCCGTGGATCATGACCAACGCCGACGACCTCGTCGTCGCCGAACCCCGCGGCGAGGACGAGCCGGGGTACTACGGCCTGAACGAATGA
- a CDS encoding ATPase, whose amino-acid sequence MILLVVGADRVDAGKTTFSAGLLSRTGGAGYKPRAGNDYWFDHDDCLNALADGRLYGKDAARLASAEGDGREPELLNPVHRLWRPSPDGGTGLLGRQDREFVVDRVRTPDGDDTFVVNATAAVPDRVARTLPLADAVPVETVEELNAAIERRYVPAFEDLAVRIEAEPLAVVESYGDVAMPLQSLEHSAVAAVAAVEPGRVRIYPGHRFCRACEVARSSPREGQLEKRVPDVIDYLDPLERLSVPPLSGDDRTDPDRIADAYGPAYDALLEAARSSQ is encoded by the coding sequence ATGATCCTGCTGGTCGTCGGCGCGGACCGTGTCGACGCCGGCAAGACGACGTTCTCGGCCGGTCTGCTTTCCCGGACCGGCGGCGCGGGCTACAAGCCCCGTGCGGGCAACGACTACTGGTTCGACCACGACGACTGCCTGAACGCACTCGCCGACGGCCGGCTCTACGGCAAGGACGCCGCCCGGCTGGCGAGTGCGGAAGGCGACGGCCGCGAGCCCGAACTGCTCAACCCGGTCCACCGGCTCTGGCGTCCGTCACCGGACGGGGGCACCGGCCTGCTCGGCCGCCAGGACCGCGAGTTCGTCGTCGACCGGGTGAGGACCCCCGACGGCGACGATACGTTCGTCGTCAACGCGACCGCGGCCGTTCCCGACCGCGTGGCGCGGACGCTTCCACTCGCGGACGCCGTCCCCGTCGAGACGGTCGAGGAACTGAACGCGGCCATCGAGCGACGGTACGTACCGGCGTTCGAGGACCTCGCGGTCCGGATCGAGGCCGAACCGCTCGCCGTCGTCGAGTCCTACGGCGACGTCGCGATGCCGTTGCAGTCGCTCGAGCACTCTGCCGTCGCCGCCGTCGCCGCCGTCGAACCCGGCCGCGTCCGGATCTATCCTGGACATCGCTTCTGTCGGGCCTGCGAGGTCGCCCGCTCGAGCCCGCGCGAGGGCCAACTCGAAAAGCGCGTGCCGGACGTGATCGACTACCTCGACCCGCTCGAGCGACTCTCCGTGCCACCGTTGTCCGGCGACGACCGAACCGATCCCGACCGGATCGCCGACGCCTACGGGCCGGCCTACGACGCATTGCTCGAGGCGGCTCGAAGTAGTCAGTAG
- the sod gene encoding superoxide dismutase, translated as MTDHELPPLPYDYDALEPAISEQVVTWHHDTHHQGYVDGLNSAEETLAENRESGEYDSTPGAMENVTHNGCGHYLHTLFWENMSPDGGGEPEGDLADRIEEDFGSYEAWKGEFEAAAGAAGGWALLVYDPVAKQLRNLKVDRHDLHALWGSHPILALDVWEHSYYYDYGPDRGSFIDAFFDVVDWDKAAEEYQKCLGHFE; from the coding sequence ATGACCGACCACGAACTCCCACCGCTTCCGTACGATTACGACGCACTCGAGCCGGCGATCTCCGAACAGGTCGTCACCTGGCACCACGACACGCACCACCAGGGTTACGTTGACGGCCTCAACAGCGCCGAAGAGACGCTCGCGGAGAACCGCGAGTCCGGTGAGTACGATTCGACGCCGGGCGCGATGGAGAACGTAACTCACAACGGCTGTGGACACTATCTCCATACGCTGTTCTGGGAGAACATGTCCCCCGACGGCGGCGGCGAACCCGAGGGCGATCTTGCGGATCGCATCGAAGAGGACTTCGGCTCCTACGAGGCCTGGAAAGGCGAGTTCGAAGCCGCCGCTGGAGCCGCGGGTGGCTGGGCGTTGCTCGTGTACGATCCCGTCGCCAAACAGCTTCGCAACCTCAAGGTCGACCGCCACGACCTCCACGCGCTGTGGGGAAGTCACCCCATTCTCGCACTCGACGTCTGGGAACACTCGTACTACTACGACTACGGTCCGGACCGTGGGAGCTTCATCGACGCCTTCTTCGACGTCGTCGACTGGGACAAAGCCGCCGAAGAGTACCAGAAGTGCCTCGGCCACTTCGAATAA
- a CDS encoding MATE family efflux transporter, with amino-acid sequence MARRFPNPIRLTILWIGLALARLGLIERERARRTTDLAWPRIVTGLARMSKNAVDVAMVGIAVGSAAIAGVGFASPFWGLAFSVGGGLAGGTIALVSQRYGAEAYDGLGQAVRSSIVLVLVATIPLTAAFWLYATELIGLLTDNPEALELGATYLAIVGVGIPFAGLNLVGSRTFVGMDDAWTPMVVRAGGAVANVVLNAVLIFGFGLGVAGAALGTVLANAVVTATFAVAFATGQLPGIGRVPVTVDPTGTYLAPGTMRDLVTIGVPVMGRNLVWRVAEFPLLAIVDVFGQDTVAAYVIARRIWDLMGTPGWGFGLASSSLVGQELGAGDERTAEQYGREIIRFAVAVYAVSAAIVFAFAEPITLVFTDDPTDLAVPTAVSLVHAACIAVVLQAISRGSSGPLNASGDTRWPFYSQVLGMFGAAIPLVYLGAYGLTVPGIVTIPPLGLWGLYLAFFAETAVPAAVNYYRFTTGKWKAISRSYRPDVATGDD; translated from the coding sequence GTGGCCCGACGATTTCCGAACCCGATCCGGCTGACGATCCTCTGGATCGGGCTCGCGCTCGCCCGACTCGGCCTGATCGAACGCGAGCGAGCGCGTCGTACGACGGACCTCGCCTGGCCCCGCATCGTGACGGGACTGGCACGGATGTCGAAAAACGCCGTCGACGTCGCGATGGTTGGGATCGCCGTCGGCTCGGCAGCGATCGCCGGCGTCGGCTTCGCCTCGCCGTTTTGGGGACTCGCGTTCTCGGTCGGCGGCGGGCTCGCCGGCGGCACGATCGCGCTCGTCTCCCAGCGCTACGGTGCCGAGGCCTACGACGGGCTCGGGCAGGCGGTTCGCTCGAGCATCGTCCTCGTGCTCGTCGCGACGATTCCGCTGACGGCGGCGTTCTGGCTGTACGCCACGGAGCTGATCGGCCTGCTTACCGACAACCCGGAGGCGCTCGAGCTCGGGGCGACCTACCTCGCGATCGTCGGCGTCGGCATCCCCTTCGCGGGGCTGAACCTCGTCGGGAGCCGGACGTTCGTCGGGATGGACGACGCCTGGACACCGATGGTCGTCCGGGCGGGCGGGGCCGTCGCGAACGTCGTACTCAACGCCGTCCTCATCTTCGGGTTCGGACTCGGCGTCGCCGGCGCAGCTCTGGGGACGGTGCTGGCGAACGCCGTGGTGACGGCGACGTTCGCGGTCGCGTTCGCCACGGGTCAACTTCCCGGGATCGGCCGCGTTCCGGTGACGGTCGATCCCACCGGTACCTACCTCGCGCCGGGAACGATGCGGGATCTGGTCACGATCGGCGTGCCCGTGATGGGCCGGAACCTCGTCTGGCGCGTCGCGGAGTTTCCGCTGCTCGCGATCGTCGACGTCTTCGGCCAGGACACCGTCGCGGCCTACGTCATCGCCCGCCGGATCTGGGACTTGATGGGCACCCCCGGCTGGGGCTTCGGCCTCGCCTCCTCGAGTCTGGTCGGCCAGGAACTCGGTGCGGGCGACGAACGGACCGCAGAGCAGTACGGCCGGGAGATCATCCGATTCGCCGTCGCCGTCTACGCCGTCTCGGCGGCGATCGTCTTCGCCTTCGCCGAGCCGATCACGCTCGTCTTCACCGACGACCCGACCGACCTCGCCGTGCCGACGGCAGTCTCGCTCGTCCACGCGGCCTGTATCGCCGTCGTCTTGCAGGCGATCTCCCGTGGCTCGTCCGGCCCGCTCAACGCGAGTGGTGACACCCGCTGGCCGTTCTACAGCCAAGTACTCGGCATGTTCGGGGCCGCGATCCCGCTTGTCTACCTCGGTGCATACGGCCTCACCGTCCCCGGGATCGTGACGATCCCGCCGCTTGGCCTGTGGGGGCTGTACCTCGCCTTCTTCGCCGAGACGGCCGTCCCCGCGGCGGTCAACTACTACCGCTTTACGACCGGCAAATGGAAGGCGATCAGCCGTTCGTACCGGCCCGACGTCGCTACCGGAGACGACTGA
- a CDS encoding 50S ribosomal protein L24e: MVEKRTCDYTGEEIEPGTGIMYVKNDGTVLHFVDSKAEKNYKLGREPRDLEWTEEGRRGKGPAGEAVEAAEQVEAAEDDDFVEETDVVDDDEKPATTDRVRAETEPKDEVHGEEADADAEADVEEADQQ; this comes from the coding sequence ATGGTCGAGAAACGAACCTGCGACTACACGGGCGAAGAGATCGAGCCCGGCACGGGCATCATGTACGTCAAAAACGACGGCACCGTGCTCCACTTCGTCGACTCGAAGGCGGAGAAAAACTACAAGCTCGGGCGCGAACCACGAGATCTGGAGTGGACCGAAGAAGGCCGTCGTGGCAAAGGCCCCGCCGGCGAAGCCGTCGAAGCGGCCGAACAGGTCGAAGCCGCCGAAGACGACGACTTCGTCGAGGAGACCGACGTCGTCGACGACGATGAGAAACCCGCCACGACCGATCGGGTTCGAGCCGAGACAGAACCCAAAGACGAGGTCCACGGCGAGGAAGCTGATGCTGACGCCGAGGCCGACGTCGAGGAGGCCGACCAGCAATGA
- the ndk gene encoding nucleoside-diphosphate kinase encodes MSERERTFVMVKPDAFARGLVGEVISRLEDRGLKLVGIKVETMPRDRAEEHYSEHEDKPFYDDLVGFITSGPVVPMVWEGQDATRQVRQMIGETDPLEADPGTIRGDYALDLGRNVVHAADHEDEGANEREIAIHFEEDELIDYEQHDAEWLYE; translated from the coding sequence ATGAGCGAACGCGAGCGTACGTTCGTGATGGTAAAGCCCGACGCGTTCGCGCGCGGGCTCGTCGGCGAGGTTATCTCGCGACTCGAGGATCGCGGGCTCAAGCTCGTCGGCATCAAAGTCGAGACCATGCCCCGCGATCGGGCCGAAGAACACTACAGTGAACACGAGGACAAGCCGTTCTACGACGACCTCGTCGGCTTCATCACCTCTGGACCCGTGGTGCCGATGGTCTGGGAGGGCCAGGACGCGACCCGGCAGGTCCGTCAGATGATCGGCGAGACGGATCCCCTCGAGGCCGACCCTGGCACGATTCGCGGTGACTACGCGCTCGACCTCGGTCGGAACGTCGTCCACGCAGCGGACCACGAGGACGAGGGTGCGAACGAACGCGAAATCGCGATCCACTTCGAGGAAGACGAGCTGATCGACTACGAGCAACACGACGCGGAGTGGCTCTACGAGTAA
- a CDS encoding helix-turn-helix domain-containing protein yields the protein MMSLIAEYELSNPILRGTRRALPDLQFQVEDEQLSRSELPKLVFWTTGDERDLERLEDLLADDPTVDDVERLAALGGRRLYRVALTEVGVVGMTYQDAVELGITFLDIRVTGEPMQYRAQVPTREALFAYRERCRDRGLSFRLVGLYEGKAEPTNRYGVTDRQREVLLAALEHGYFDVPRGTTLEELAAELDASGQALSALLRRGQANLLRHTLAADGT from the coding sequence ATGATGAGTCTCATCGCGGAGTACGAACTGTCCAACCCGATCCTCCGGGGTACCAGGCGAGCGCTTCCCGACCTGCAGTTTCAGGTCGAGGACGAACAGCTCTCGCGGTCGGAGTTGCCGAAGCTGGTGTTTTGGACGACCGGCGATGAGCGCGACCTCGAGCGCCTCGAGGACCTGCTCGCCGACGATCCGACAGTCGACGACGTCGAACGACTCGCTGCCCTCGGCGGACGGCGGCTGTATCGCGTCGCACTCACCGAAGTAGGAGTCGTCGGTATGACCTACCAGGACGCGGTAGAACTCGGCATCACGTTCCTCGACATCAGGGTAACGGGCGAGCCGATGCAGTACCGGGCACAGGTCCCCACGCGAGAGGCGTTGTTCGCCTACCGGGAACGCTGTCGCGATCGGGGGCTGTCGTTTCGACTCGTCGGACTCTACGAGGGGAAGGCGGAGCCGACGAATCGGTACGGCGTCACGGATCGACAGCGCGAGGTTCTGCTTGCAGCCCTCGAGCACGGCTACTTCGACGTACCTCGGGGAACGACGCTCGAGGAACTCGCTGCCGAGTTAGACGCCTCCGGACAGGCGCTCTCGGCGCTTTTGCGCCGTGGACAGGCGAACCTTCTCCGGCACACCCTCGCAGCAGACGGCACTTAA